Sequence from the Papilio machaon chromosome 21, ilPapMach1.1, whole genome shotgun sequence genome:
TTCTTCGACAATCTGTTCGATATATTGCGGTGGAACCACATGGCCATAACCATGTCCTGGTAGTTCTATTGTGTAGGCGAAAGGAACGCCAATaagctagaaaaaaaaacaactagtatttgatataaattaaaattgcttcCATAGTCTATACTTCATTAGTAGATTTACTTTAACTAGGTTAAAGGTTAACCAGCATTACTCCACTCCTCAGTCTCCTCCTCCTTCAACTTCTTGAGGCTACAAGgtaaataaatgtagcttGATAAGAGTACTACAAGCCGCCGCGGATATTTCaagcttaattaaaatacttacttGAACGAAATTACACGTGACTACGAAATGTCTATTTGATATgctataaatgaaataaagattaCCTGTCCATAATCTTGAGCCGTGCCAGAAGTTCCATACATTAGCAAAGCACTGTTACCGACAATATAGTACAATGCTTCCGGCAATTTGTGAACATCAATAGATGCTCCCAGAACTGAACCGACATGATGTAATTCTACAGCATTTGGTGGTAAAGTATCATCACCATACGCGAACAAAACGTAATTCCCTTGGCTGTGAATGTCAAGGTAGACTTGCATACGATCAACGTATTTGTGAAGGACGTCTCGCACATAGCCCATTTCTACTTCAGAGAATGGACTTACACCAGGGTAAGTATTAGAACAAGGATCAGACGATACTCCTATGGTATTAAAAGATACATTGAAATTACGATTTCCATCAACACCATAGCAAGTTTCACTCACTGCAGGATTGTAGGAACGTGTACGACGCCATAAGCGatccttaaaataaatagatcaAGTTATAATActcaattgtaaataatttaagtcaaTTATTGCTTGAGGATTGCTTACATCAGTGTGGCTGTATTCATAGCCATCAGGATTGACTAACGGCATGATTATCCAGTCAGTGCTTTCGAGTAAATCACGCTCATTAGTTCGTACTTCTTCGACCAGTCTATAGATAGAATACATTGCTACAGGTGTGGTGACCCATTCACGGGCATGTATCATAGCGTTCATGAAGTATATGGGTTTACTGATGTCTGTGAAATTCGTTGTGGAAATCTgtgaagttataaatttataacattctaAAAGTCACATGTCATCACATTTATGCAATAACAGAAATCTTAATTCATCATCACCTCTGTGGTCTTATCACACTCGC
This genomic interval carries:
- the LOC106719077 gene encoding carboxypeptidase B, translating into MDIWQVIFFVHLFANAAARRNDLYAEYSVYGVHLQDRSDLSVLYDLELKLGLDFWQRGAPMQRDAHVMISQEKRDEFLDTLDRNGIEHYLHFGNVADVLDKHDKDVEFWRSRRNSRSFPFQDYLRYAEIEAYLERIAAQYPEIVTLVNAGLSYEGRNVKYLKISTTNFTDISKPIYFMNAMIHAREWVTTPVAMYSIYRLVEEVRTNERDLLESTDWIIMPLVNPDGYEYSHTDDRLWRRTRSYNPAVSETCYGVDGNRNFNVSFNTIGVSSDPCSNTYPGVSPFSEVEMGYVRDVLHKYVDRMQVYLDIHSQGNYVLFAYGDDTLPPNAVELHHVGSVLGASIDVHKLPEALYYIVGNSALLMYGTSGTAQDYGQLIGVPFAYTIELPGHGYGHVVPPQYIEQIVEETWQGIVASARVSAIYYQSPN